One Nicotiana tabacum cultivar K326 chromosome 23, ASM71507v2, whole genome shotgun sequence genomic window, GAAAGCAACCTTGTCCTTTACTTCCTTCCTCTCCCTGCTGCTCCCAATGTCTATTTGTTTACCAAACCAAATGTTTCATCAATAAAGTTAATCAAATTTCATGGTATGTGCTACTCTTACCTAATTTGTGCATGTGTGTAATGTTATTAGATGTCTCATGTTAATGCCATATAACTAAATTACATAACAAAATGCTAAAAACTGTTTCTTGATGAAATGCTTACTGTTGCTAGATCCTTCATGGTAACTCCTGCTTCTCTCAGTGACAACCACTTCATTTCCTGAGTACTGGGAAGGGCCAGAAACAACGAACGTTGGATCATCATGAACGGGCCAATTATCGAGCTCAAAAATGTCAGAAAGCTCAAAGTTAATTAGCTGGTTGGAAAAATCACTATCAGGTGAGTCCAGTGATCTAAAACTCCCATCAGACATGTTTGCACTAGGATTATTTGCAGCCATGGTAATCGACTGAATTCACATGGTGTACCTTTATGTTGAAGGCAAAGTTCCCCTTTATATATGTATCTTTCCTAGTAAGCTTCCTACGAGGTCGAAAGAAGGTTCATGGACGATGCTTAGGATTGGTGGCTGAATGCATGTCATTGTTGGCCGGGGGCCCTTTATTTGCTCACTTAGTGACTCAAAAAACTATGGTTATGATGCTAAACAAAGAGTGGACCAGTAGAGATCGAGAGTGGGACATGGAAGACTTATGCATAGACTTTTCAAGATGCTTCTTTTGTGTAAATTTCACATATATCAGTCTCGTGCTTAGACCAACCCCTTCACAACGGTGACGGGAATACTACAAGTCAATATCTGACAATGATTGGTGTCTCGACTTTTTCTTATTTGATTGCACTTTCACTTTTTGCAGATGCATTTGAGGATTAATGCAAGATAATTTGCACTTGTGCTTAATTTTTTATGCACCTACCGTATATTGATCTTTTACATTATTACTTAAATTTACCTATAACAACATGTAATCATTCGTAACGAACTTGATAGATAACCTGAAAAATTGAATAATGGTCTATTATAGCTAGTTAAATTATATTCCACTAATAGTGTAATGTTTCTATATGAAGGGGAGTGTTGGCGtaactgataaagttgttgtcattTGATCAAGAGGTCACGGATTCAAGTTGTGGAGACAGCTTCTTGCAAAAATGCAAGGTAAGACTGCGTATAATAGACCTTTGTGGTccagcccttccccggaccccgcgcattgcgggagcttagtgcatcagGCTGCCCTTTTAGTGTAATGTCTCTGTATACGGTTATAAAACTTAATTCTCATGCACTTTATGGTGCAAGTTTTCATACTATTCTTTTACCCTCTGACAAGCTAAGGGGCTGTTTGCCCATAcaaattttttcactttttttttaaatcaacgTTTGGCAATGAAATTTTCagttttcacttgaagatgaatttcgaaatttttcgaaaatttaaaaaactccaaaaggttgtttttcaaaattcacttcaaatcattcataaaaattttaaaacagTTCAAAATTGTATTCATGTTCAAACACAACTCTAGCTTTCAAGTATTattttcacttgattttttttttaattttttttcggaattttacaattcgtatgtccaaacgcccactaaatatAGAGCTtattgtcacgtccttagtcgttAACTAAGTACATGTACGACCCTTGACaatttgctcacgttcttgctatgccaagtcagccttattacactcaagatcgctaagagaatggtagaaagaacacaagagaattgttaaaggaagctttgtattagagagaacttgaattgtttgcttggtgaaATACAAATGAAcagccccctttatatactagtcttctaggggctagtatgtaaatattaattgttacacaagtcattaatatttacaagataagggctttctctagaattctctacaagcctagaagattccaatgattttcctagcaaatccatagggATCTAGGGTCTtccaaaggaaatgtccatacttctctagaa contains:
- the LOC107772027 gene encoding putative WRKY transcription factor 51, producing the protein MAANNPSANMSDGSFRSLDSPDSDFSNQLINFELSDIFELDNWPVHDDPTFVVSGPSQYSGNEVVVTERSRSYHEGSSNNIGSSRERKEVKDKVAFKTLSQIEILDDGYKWRKYGKKMVKDSPNPRNYYRCSIESCPVKKRVERDKEDCRYVITTYEGVHNHQGPSQF